From Asterias amurensis chromosome 3, ASM3211899v1, a single genomic window includes:
- the LOC139934694 gene encoding cytochrome P450 3A24-like — translation MSVTLALIGVIVALLAWSTYKRRTFFKTIGLSGPPPLPLFGNILAYGGGMHEAHQAWRNKYGKVYGVYEGARKAIITSDLDMIEEVLVKKFNNFCDRQIFPLRPDLLSNDLLGLKGDRWKLMRSTIAPTFSNSKMRKMADLVNDRADLFIKNVQTLIDDGKGEMEVSKMLGSFAIETGALCGYATKIDSQNQDDTTFIDNANWFFKGFKEIQLPWMIILMFSWMEPVFKWLGFSIHPIPALNFFKNIVMDIINTRRADPNQKEYVDFLQLMMKAHNFQDEDTPEEEKVVVDMKRELTDDEVVAMSIIFFLGNYETTTTTLCFTAYLLATNPEVQERLIAEIDDVIGDRTKLTYQDVSDLTYLDMVLHEAMRVYPPAIEYDRICQSDCVVKGVQIPKGMLVEVPVWVVHHDPETWPEPYKFDPERWVPEKREKMHAMSWIPFGAGPRKCIGYRFATMEITVVMVRMLQRFRIETCQNTEIPPNIGKHGLILPEKGMTLRFVNRNK, via the exons ATGTCTGTAACTCTTGCCTTGATCGGAGTGATTGTTGCTCTACTTGCATG GAGCACATACAAGAGAAGGACTTTCTTCAAGACGATTGGTCTTTCGGGCCCACCACCTCTTCCATTGTTTGGTAACATCTTAGCTTATGGAGGG GGAATGCACGAAGCACATCAGGCGTGGAGAAACAAATATGGCAAAGTATACGG TGTGTACGAGGGGGCACGAAAAGCAATCATTACCTCTGACCTTGACATGATTGAGGAAGTCCTTGTcaaaaaattcaacaatttctGCGACCGTCAA ATATTTCCTCTGCGACCGGACCTCCTCAGTAATGATCTACTCGGTCTAAAGGGTGATCGATGGAAGTTAATGCGGAGTACCATTGCACCAACATTCAGCAACAGCAAGATGCGCAAG ATGGCGGATTTGGTCAATGACCGTGCTGAtctatttattaaaaatgttcaGACACTGATTGACGATGGCAAAGGCGAAATGGAGGTGTCAAA GATGCTTGGTTCATTTGCCATAGAAACCGGTGCCTTGTGTGGCTATGCAACCAAGATTGATTCACAGAATCAGGACGACACCACATTTATTGACAACGCCAATTGGTTCTTCAAAGGATTCAAAGAAATCCAACTCCCATGGATGATTATAT TGATGTTCTCTTGGATGGAGCCTGTGTTCAAGTGGCTAGGATTCTCTATTCACCCAATACCAGCCTTGAATTTCTTCAAGAACATAGTCATGGACATTATAAATACACGCAGAGCTGACCCAAACCAAAAG GAGTACGTGGACTTTCTTCAGCTGATGATGAAAGCCCATAACTTCCAAGACGAAGACACTCCCGAGGAAGAGAAGGTCGTTGTCGATATGAAACGTGAACTCACTGACGATGAAGTTGTTGCCATG TCCATCATCTTCTTCCTTGGTAACTAcgaaacaacgacaacaacccTTTGCTTCACCGCCTATTTATTGGCCACAAACCCAGAGGTACAGGAGCGCCTGATAGCTgagattgatgacgtcatcggtGACCGAACAAAACTTACGTACCAAGACGTCTCTGACCTGACTTATTTGGATATGGTGTTACACGAAGCAATGCGAGTGTATCCGCCGGCCATCGA GTACGACCGGATTTGTCAGTCTGACTGCGTCGTCAAGGGTGTGCAAATACCCAAAGGTATGCTGGTTGAAGTCCCGGTTTGGGTGGTTCACCACGATCCAGAGACATGGCCTGAACCCTACAAATTTGACCCTGAGCG TTGGGTACCCGAGAAGAGGGAGAAGATGCACGCAATGTCATGGATACCCTTTGGAGCAGGCCCGAGGAAATGTATCGGGTATCGCTTCGCCACAATGGAGATAACTGTTGTCATGGTCCGTATGCTGCAGAGGTTTCGCATAGAGACCTGCCAGAACACAgag ATCCCGCCGAATATTGGCAAACATGGACTGATTCTCCCAGAGAAAGGAATGACACTCCGATTTGTTAACAGGAATAAATAG